The following DNA comes from Synechococcus sp. CC9616.
TGAATCCAGGCCGCAGGTGGTTCTGCATCTGGCGGCCCAACCACTGGTGCGCCTAAGTTATCACCAGCCGTTGCTCACTTGGTCTACCAATGTGCAGGGTTGCCTGCATCTTTTGGAGGCGATAAAGCCGCTGCGGCATCCCTGTTCTGTGGTGATGGTTACCACTGACAAAGTTTATGAGAACCGGGAGTGGGATCACGGATACCGGGAAATGGATCGATTGGGTGGACTGGACCCATACAGCGCTAGTAAGGCTGCTGCTGAATTAGCAATTGCTAGTTGGCGAGCCAGTTTCTGTGGCTTGGCTGCTCATCAGACGAGCCATCTGGCTATTTCCACAGCGCGAGCAGGCAATGTGATCGGGGGTGGCGACTGGGCTGCGGACCGTTTGCTACCCGATGCTATGCGCGCTGTTGCCGCTGGTGAGCCCGTGATTGTGCGTTCACCTGAGGCCACCAGGCCATGGCAGCACGTGTTGGAGCCACTCGGTGGGTATTTGTTGTTGGCCCAGAGGTTGAGTGAGAACCCATCCGATCTCTCCAATGCCTTCAATTTCGGACCATTGCTGGAGGCCAATCGCAGTGTGAGCCAGTTGCTGGAGGCGGTGTTTCAGTACTGGCCCGGCGAATGGGTTGATCGTTCAGATCCTGAGGCACCCCATGAGGCTGGGCGCTTGCACTTGCAGATTGATTCCGCTTATCACGAACTGGGGTGGCGCCCATGCTGGCCTTTTCAGAAAACGGTGGAGCGCAGTGTGAACTGGTATCGCCGTGTGGCCCAGGGGCAGAATCCCCTGGATTGCTGTCTGGAGGACCTCAAGGCCTATCAAGAGGCTATGGGTTGTGGCCGCTGAATTGTTCAGCACACCCCTGGAGGGTGTATGGGAGCTTCGGTCCCAACCTTTCCAGGATCACCGTGGCGCTTTTTTGAATGCGTTTCGGCTTCAGGACCCGCTGTTTCAACAGGTGTGGCGAGATCGACCGATTGCCCAGGTGAATTTAAGTTGCACGGAAGCGGTGGGCACCGTGCGTGGCTTGCATTTGCAGGCCTTTCCCCATGCAGAGGCCAAGCTAGTGAGAGCTTTGCGCGGCCGTGTTTGGGATGTCGTGGTTGATTTGCGCGAGTCCTCCTTCACCTTCGGACGCTGGCATGCAGTGGAGCTGAGCCCAGAGCAGGGCAATGCCCTGCTGATCCCTGAGGGCTGTGGCCATGGTTTTCAGGTTTTGGAACCCTCTAGTGAACTGTTGTACTTGCACTCAGGCGCCTGGATTCCTGAGGCTGAAGGTGGGATTCGATGGGATGATGAAACATTGGCGATTGATTGGCCAAAGCCTGTGTCTGCCCTTAGCGAGCGAGATCAGTTGTTGCCTCGCCTGGAGTTGAAACCATGAGTCATTGCTGTCGCCATTGCGGTTCCCCTCTCGCTCATGAGGTGATTGATCTGGGCCATCAACCCCCCAGTAATGCTTATCTCACTGCGGATCAGCTGACTCTGCCTGAGATCACCTATCCCCTGAAGGTTTTTGTTTGCACCAACTGCTGGTTGATGCAATTGCCAGCTCACGCTGCAGCTGATCAATTATTCACATCTGATTATGCTTATTTGTCCAGTACATCTAGTAGTTGGTGTGCCCATGC
Coding sequences within:
- the rfbG gene encoding CDP-glucose 4,6-dehydratase translates to MLSKDFWRGCRVLLTGHTGFKGSWLTLWLLSLGAEVWGYSLEPEGAPNLFQTLVLDKPSFGQFPGSLHHRIGDLHDLPALQQLVSESRPQVVLHLAAQPLVRLSYHQPLLTWSTNVQGCLHLLEAIKPLRHPCSVVMVTTDKVYENREWDHGYREMDRLGGLDPYSASKAAAELAIASWRASFCGLAAHQTSHLAISTARAGNVIGGGDWAADRLLPDAMRAVAAGEPVIVRSPEATRPWQHVLEPLGGYLLLAQRLSENPSDLSNAFNFGPLLEANRSVSQLLEAVFQYWPGEWVDRSDPEAPHEAGRLHLQIDSAYHELGWRPCWPFQKTVERSVNWYRRVAQGQNPLDCCLEDLKAYQEAMGCGR
- a CDS encoding dTDP-4-dehydrorhamnose 3,5-epimerase family protein, coding for MAAELFSTPLEGVWELRSQPFQDHRGAFLNAFRLQDPLFQQVWRDRPIAQVNLSCTEAVGTVRGLHLQAFPHAEAKLVRALRGRVWDVVVDLRESSFTFGRWHAVELSPEQGNALLIPEGCGHGFQVLEPSSELLYLHSGAWIPEAEGGIRWDDETLAIDWPKPVSALSERDQLLPRLELKP